From Planktothrix serta PCC 8927:
TTTTTATTTGATGGCGAACAGGTCAAGGAATTAGCTGATTTAGAGAGTCCGCCTAATGTTGTGGTACAAGCTATTCAATCTTTGTTAGGATTAGAATTAGCGGAACGGTTAGCGATAGATTTAGATATTTTAGCTAACCGCAAACGTAAGCAGTTAGCGGACTCTAAGGAGTTAGCAACTTTAGAAGAAATTGAGGAAAAGTTAAATCACTATAAGTCAGAATGGGATCATGCAGAAATCGCCGTAGTCCAACTCAAGGAAAAGGCAGGAATTGCTCGAAAAAAATTATATGCAGCTAAGGATAAATTTAAACTCGAAGGCGGAAAAATCGCCGGAGAACGCAGTCAATTAGAAAAACAATTAGAAGATGAAAAGAAAAAAGCCCAACAACAACGGGATTATTTATGTGAATTAGCAGCCGATCATTTGCCTTTAGCTTTAATTACACCTTTATTAATTCAAGCGAAAAACCAAGGAGAAAAGGAGTTAAATCGAGAAAAAGCAAGAATAGCTCAGGATTTTATTAAAGATAGAGATCAACGATTATTGGAATATTTAGAAGAACTTAAATTAGCTAAAAAACAATTAGAAACGGTTAAAAGTTATTTAGAAAATGATTATCAACAATTAACAGATGATCAACAGAATCAAGAAACTCTATTTTTAGGACTTGATGAAAAAGTTTTGAATCAATTAAAAACCGTTTTAGAGCATCAACTTCCGAGTCAAATTCAACAGTCCCAGGATGCTTTAAATGCCTTAAGTATTATTGAAGAAGCTATTTCTAGTACCGATCAACAATTGGCTGTGGCTGCACCGCCAGAAGTCTATGAACAACTGTTAGAAAAAGTTTCCCAAGCACAAGGGGAATTAACTAAAGTTGAAACTGCTATTGAGCAAGCAGAACAACAGTTAAAAAAATGTCAAACTCAATATGAAAAAGCTAAAAAAGACTTAGAAAGATATAGTCAAAATACTATTGATCGAAAAAATGTTAATCATATTATTGATAGTGTTGCTAAAGTTCAAACTACCCTAAAATTGTTTAAGGAAAAACTCACCCTCAAAAAACTGAATAAATTAGAAGTAGAAGTCACTGAATGTTTCCGCTATTTATTACATAAATCGGATTTAGTGCATCGAGTCATTATTGAAACCGAAGATTTTAGTTTATCTTTGTATGATCCTCAAGGACAACCTGTGGAGAAACATCGGCTTTCGGCGGGAGAAAAACAACTGTTAGCGATCGCTTTTTTATGGGGGTTAGCGAGGGTTTCAGGATTAAATTTACCCATTGCTATTGATACTCCATTAGGTCGTTTAGACTCCTCCCACCGTCAAAACTTAATTGAACGGTATTTTCCCGCCGCCAGTCATCAAGTTATTTTACTCTCGACGGATACGGAA
This genomic window contains:
- the dndD gene encoding DNA sulfur modification protein DndD, which codes for MIFLELTVENFGPYRGKQVIDLRPQINDNVISPIVLLGGMNGGGKTSLMDAMRLALYGQRAQCSTRGSLSYPDFLKQAVNKQTLAHEETSVELLFEHIIKNMQVQFRVKRRWTRNPKNGKDILGILIDDWPDSAWLETWDERIEDFFPIGISNLFLFDGEQVKELADLESPPNVVVQAIQSLLGLELAERLAIDLDILANRKRKQLADSKELATLEEIEEKLNHYKSEWDHAEIAVVQLKEKAGIARKKLYAAKDKFKLEGGKIAGERSQLEKQLEDEKKKAQQQRDYLCELAADHLPLALITPLLIQAKNQGEKELNREKARIAQDFIKDRDQRLLEYLEELKLAKKQLETVKSYLENDYQQLTDDQQNQETLFLGLDEKVLNQLKTVLEHQLPSQIQQSQDALNALSIIEEAISSTDQQLAVAAPPEVYEQLLEKVSQAQGELTKVETAIEQAEQQLKKCQTQYEKAKKDLERYSQNTIDRKNVNHIIDSVAKVQTTLKLFKEKLTLKKLNKLEVEVTECFRYLLHKSDLVHRVIIETEDFSLSLYDPQGQPVEKHRLSAGEKQLLAIAFLWGLARVSGLNLPIAIDTPLGRLDSSHRQNLIERYFPAASHQVILLSTDTEIGEKEVNSLREQEAIAREYLLKYDPSDRQTHIEPGYFF